The Caldicellulosiruptoraceae bacterium PP1 nucleotide sequence CTTTTTGTGATGGACCTAAAGGGTTCTCATTTGATGCAAGTTTAATAACATTTTCAAGTCCTAATTCTCTTTTAACGTCAGAAATTGGCTTTCCAGGTATGTATGGTGAGATGGTTGAAATAACATCTCTAAAAAGCATTTGTATCACCTCGTATAATAAATTTTTTATCATTTTAATTTGATATTTATTTATTGTCAATAGCATTATTATAAATCATTATACCATATAATAACATAAATGGTGTATTCAAAAGTATGTTGATTTTTTAACATTCAAAATATATAATTAATATGTTGATTTTATTTTTATATGCAGTATTCAAAATTTATTATTGATATGGTTAAGTTTTATAAAAGGAGGTTTAACAATGGGCAAGATGGTTGAAATTAGATGGCATGGCCGTGGAGGTCAAGGTGCCAAAACAGCTTCATTGCTTTTAGCAGAAGCAGCATTCAATACAGGCAAATATGTACAAGGTTTTCCAGAATACGGCCCAGAAAGAATGGGTGCTCCAATAACAGCTTACAACAGAATCAGTGATGAAAGAATAACAATTCACAGCAATATATATGAACCTGATTATGTTGTTGTAGTTGACGAAACATTAATTGGTGATGTTGATGTTACAAAAGGATTAAAAAAAGAAGGAGCAATTATTGTAAATACATCAAAAACACCAGAAGAAATCAAGAAACTATTAGGTAACTATGACGGGAAGGTATATACTATAGATGCAAAAACAATTTCAGTTGATTGCCTAGGAAAGTATTTCCCTAACATACCAGTGCTTGGCGCAGTTATAAAAGTTACACAAGTAATAAGTGAAGAAGAAGCAAAAAAAGATATGGAAGGTTCATTAAAGCATAAGTTTGCTACTAAACCTGAAGTTATAGAAGGTAACATGAAGGCATTTTTAAGAGGAATGCAGGAGGTGCAAGGATAATGAAAAAGTTTAACATTCCTGAGGATGTTTCTTGGAAAGAAATATCTCCTGGAGGAGTTATTACAGAAACAGGTAATGCAGATGATTTTAAAACTGGCGATTGGAGATCAATGAGGCCTGTTTGGCATGAAGATAAATGCAAACATTGTA carries:
- a CDS encoding 2-oxoacid:acceptor oxidoreductase family protein; the protein is MGKMVEIRWHGRGGQGAKTASLLLAEAAFNTGKYVQGFPEYGPERMGAPITAYNRISDERITIHSNIYEPDYVVVVDETLIGDVDVTKGLKKEGAIIVNTSKTPEEIKKLLGNYDGKVYTIDAKTISVDCLGKYFPNIPVLGAVIKVTQVISEEEAKKDMEGSLKHKFATKPEVIEGNMKAFLRGMQEVQG
- a CDS encoding 4Fe-4S binding protein, with the translated sequence MKKFNIPEDVSWKEISPGGVITETGNADDFKTGDWRSMRPVWHEDKCKHCMFCFFVCPDSSIKVENGKMTGVDYEHCKGCGVCTEVCPFKAFDFVEEKK